A genomic window from Atribacterota bacterium includes:
- a CDS encoding rhodanese-like domain-containing protein, which produces MFIKRILFNRLSAFIVISCLFFFLNSLTGFSLDNKEGTINISPKEAYDLIQQHMEDSKLIILDLQPLENWQEERIEGALNYQEIVSTKTLKSISRNKDQVYLIYSQNVLDNDEVTSILQNIGIEKAYQLEGGIDAWIEENLPTAFAKTIKPAAAFELIKENQKNPDFIIIDLRPNNQWQRQQIKKSINKDFTEEEFSDYLDEADKNKIYLIHCQKGARGEKALPVMRERGFKYIYHLQGGINNWIAEGLPTEEHY; this is translated from the coding sequence ATGTTTATAAAAAGGATTCTATTCAATAGACTGTCTGCTTTTATTGTAATATCATGCCTTTTCTTTTTTCTGAATTCCTTAACAGGTTTTTCTTTAGATAATAAAGAAGGTACAATTAATATTTCTCCTAAAGAAGCATATGATTTGATACAGCAACATATGGAGGATTCCAAATTAATTATACTCGATCTCCAACCCCTGGAAAACTGGCAGGAAGAGCGGATTGAAGGAGCCCTTAATTACCAGGAAATAGTTTCAACTAAAACCCTGAAAAGTATAAGTAGAAATAAAGACCAGGTATACCTGATTTATTCTCAAAATGTTTTAGATAATGATGAAGTCACTAGCATACTACAAAATATTGGAATTGAAAAAGCATACCAATTGGAAGGTGGCATAGATGCATGGATAGAAGAGAATCTGCCAACAGCATTTGCTAAAACAATTAAACCTGCAGCTGCGTTTGAACTGATAAAGGAGAATCAAAAAAATCCTGATTTCATTATCATTGATTTGCGTCCTAATAATCAATGGCAACGACAGCAAATAAAGAAATCTATTAATAAAGATTTTACAGAGGAAGAGTTTTCCGATTATTTAGATGAGGCTGATAAGAATAAAATTTATTTAATTCATTGCCAGAAAGGCGCCAGGGGAGAAAAAGCGCTGCCTGTTATGCGGGAACGGGGGTTTAAGTACATATACCATTTGCAGGGTGGAATTAATAATTGGATTGCTGAAGGTTTGCCAACTGAGGAGCATTATTAA